From a region of the uncultured Methanobrevibacter sp. genome:
- the hdrA gene encoding ferredoxin:CoB-CoM heterodisulfide reductase subunit HdrA: MRDDLKVGVFLCECGGNISDVIDLDEVKDSLDVEFIGQFENLCSLNGRKIIRDAIFDHDLDRVVVAACSPISHEKTFQDYVKPLNPYLMDMANIREQCSWVHDNNEKATHKAITLINASIEKVKQSDAVDPIYCQTPKEVAVIGGGIAGMNAALSLAKQGTKVTIIEQSPSIGGHMAKIGKVFSPVKIAEECGMCLLNPILNELVWNENINVLTNAKVIEAERRAGTYNLIVEQSPRYVDPERCIACGKCAEVCEVEVPNDWNDNLSMRKAIYRPFGQSYPESYVIDMDNCSKCGDCFRTCNMKAIKLRGKSEKSLLQVGSVIVATGHKLFDMEKRPEYGYTRYDDVITQSELGRITGVNGPTKGKLIKSNGEVPKRVVMIQCVGSRDEKPDGHRYCSKICCTVALKNANIIKHKYPDTDVLICYTDVRTPGMFEKYYKHTQENEVRFLRGRPGEVVKKGDNFIVRTEDTIKGEFVEIEADMVVLSTAMEPSQGTREIAEILNIGTTEDGFIKESHPKIKPVATDVQGIFVCGTAQDPKDITDSIMQATAAASKVSEYNYGGVEIEPFIAEIDNEKCTVCGECISRCKYKSMSIQDDEIYIDPMSCTGCGKCLVDCKQRAITVNGNIDEKILATINGVLSKKREGERMILVFLDNIGYTAADNIGVNRLSYPESIHIIKVISVNRVRPRHIRHALENGADGIFIGEFPGDLMYDEVERKIGMVKECISEMGHNPERVTFSKVYIPYFTGLARKLTDFDKKIVELNESE; this comes from the coding sequence ATGAGGGATGATTTGAAAGTTGGCGTGTTTTTATGTGAATGTGGGGGAAATATTTCTGATGTCATTGATTTGGATGAAGTTAAGGATTCATTGGATGTTGAGTTTATAGGACAATTTGAAAACTTATGTTCTCTTAATGGACGTAAGATAATCCGTGATGCAATATTTGACCATGATTTGGATAGAGTTGTTGTTGCGGCATGTTCTCCAATAAGTCATGAAAAAACTTTCCAAGATTATGTAAAACCTCTAAATCCTTATTTGATGGATATGGCGAATATTCGTGAGCAATGTTCATGGGTTCACGACAATAATGAAAAGGCGACACATAAAGCCATTACACTAATTAACGCTTCCATAGAAAAAGTAAAGCAATCAGATGCAGTTGACCCTATTTACTGTCAAACACCAAAAGAAGTTGCAGTGATTGGTGGAGGAATAGCTGGAATGAATGCTGCACTGTCTTTGGCAAAACAGGGAACAAAAGTAACAATCATCGAACAGTCACCTTCTATTGGGGGGCACATGGCAAAAATCGGTAAGGTCTTCTCTCCTGTTAAAATTGCTGAAGAATGTGGAATGTGTCTTTTAAATCCAATTCTAAATGAGCTTGTTTGGAATGAAAATATTAATGTATTGACCAATGCAAAAGTAATTGAGGCTGAAAGACGGGCAGGAACCTACAATTTAATTGTGGAACAGTCTCCTAGGTATGTTGACCCTGAAAGATGTATTGCATGCGGTAAATGTGCAGAAGTATGTGAAGTGGAAGTTCCAAATGACTGGAATGATAATTTATCAATGAGAAAAGCAATTTACAGACCATTTGGACAATCATATCCTGAAAGCTATGTAATTGACATGGATAACTGTTCAAAATGTGGGGATTGCTTTAGAACATGTAATATGAAAGCTATTAAACTCCGGGGAAAATCTGAAAAATCCTTGCTTCAAGTTGGTTCAGTCATTGTCGCAACAGGTCATAAACTGTTTGATATGGAAAAAAGGCCTGAATACGGATACACAAGATATGATGATGTTATTACACAGTCAGAACTAGGACGTATCACTGGAGTAAATGGACCTACAAAAGGAAAACTTATAAAATCCAATGGGGAAGTCCCTAAAAGAGTTGTCATGATTCAATGTGTAGGTTCAAGAGATGAAAAGCCTGATGGACATAGGTATTGTTCTAAAATATGCTGTACTGTAGCTTTAAAAAATGCAAACATTATCAAGCATAAATATCCTGATACTGATGTCCTGATATGTTATACTGATGTTAGAACTCCTGGAATGTTTGAAAAATACTACAAACACACTCAAGAAAATGAGGTCAGATTCCTTAGAGGTCGCCCGGGTGAAGTTGTCAAGAAAGGAGATAATTTCATTGTCAGAACTGAAGACACTATTAAAGGCGAATTTGTAGAGATTGAAGCTGACATGGTAGTATTGTCTACTGCAATGGAGCCGTCCCAGGGTACTCGAGAAATCGCAGAGATATTAAACATTGGAACAACAGAAGATGGATTTATTAAGGAATCACATCCAAAAATCAAGCCTGTTGCTACTGATGTACAGGGAATATTCGTTTGTGGTACTGCACAGGATCCAAAAGACATTACAGATTCAATCATGCAGGCAACTGCAGCTGCATCAAAGGTTTCTGAATATAACTATGGTGGAGTTGAAATCGAACCGTTCATTGCTGAAATCGATAATGAAAAATGTACTGTCTGTGGTGAATGTATTTCCAGATGTAAGTATAAGTCCATGAGTATACAGGATGATGAAATATATATTGACCCAATGAGCTGTACAGGATGTGGAAAATGTCTTGTAGATTGTAAACAAAGAGCCATTACAGTAAATGGTAATATTGATGAGAAGATATTGGCTACAATAAATGGGGTGTTGTCTAAAAAACGTGAAGGCGAACGCATGATACTTGTATTTTTAGATAATATAGGATACACTGCTGCAGATAATATTGGAGTTAACAGATTGTCTTATCCTGAATCGATACATATTATCAAAGTCATTTCGGTAAACCGTGTAAGACCAAGACATATTAGGCATGCACTTGAAAACGGTGCAGATGGAATATTTATTGGTGAGTTTCCTGGAGATTTAATGTATGATGAAGTGGAACGTAAAATAGGTATGGTTAAAGAATGTATTTCTGAAATGGGTCATAATCCAGAACGAGTAACATTTTCTAAAGTTTATATTCCATACTTTACAGGACTTGCACGGAAATTAACGGACTTTGATAAAAAGATTGTTGAACTTAATGAATCAGAGTAA